A genomic segment from Geitlerinema sp. PCC 7407 encodes:
- the glyA gene encoding serine hydroxymethyltransferase has product MTETNLDFLAKTDPAIAEIIQHELQRQRDHLELIASENFTSAAVMAAQGSVLTNKYAEGLPKKRYYGGCEFVDEAEQLAIDRAKQLFGAAHANVQPHSGAQANFAVFLSLLQPGDTIMGMDLSHGGHLTHGSPVNVSGKWFKACHYGVSPETEQLDYDLIRDLALQHRPKLLVCGYSAYPRTIHFDKFRAIADEVGAYLLADIAHIAGLVATGLHPSPLPYCDVVTTTTHKTLRGPRGGLILTRDADLGKQLDKAVFPGTQGGPLEHVIAGKAVAFGEALKPEFKTYSAQVIANAQAMAARLQERGLKIVSGGTDNHLMLVDLRSIGMTGKVADQLVSGINITANKNTVPFDPESPFVTSGLRLGSPAMTTRGLGTTEFQEIANIISDRLLNPEDEAVAQDCRQRVAALCDRFPLYPHLTIPVPALA; this is encoded by the coding sequence GCCGAAATCATTCAGCACGAGCTGCAGCGTCAGCGGGATCACCTAGAGCTGATTGCCAGCGAAAACTTCACCTCGGCGGCAGTCATGGCGGCCCAGGGCTCGGTCCTCACCAACAAGTACGCTGAAGGCCTGCCCAAGAAGCGCTACTACGGCGGCTGCGAATTTGTAGACGAGGCAGAACAGCTGGCCATCGATCGGGCCAAGCAGCTCTTTGGGGCAGCCCACGCCAATGTCCAGCCCCACTCGGGTGCCCAGGCAAACTTTGCCGTTTTCCTGTCGCTGCTCCAGCCCGGAGACACGATCATGGGCATGGACTTGTCCCATGGCGGTCACCTGACCCACGGTTCGCCGGTGAACGTGTCCGGCAAGTGGTTCAAGGCTTGCCACTATGGCGTTAGCCCCGAGACTGAGCAGCTCGACTACGACTTGATTCGTGATCTGGCGCTGCAGCATCGTCCCAAGCTGCTGGTGTGCGGCTATTCGGCCTATCCCCGGACGATCCACTTCGACAAGTTCCGGGCGATCGCCGATGAGGTGGGCGCCTACCTGCTGGCGGACATCGCTCACATCGCGGGCCTGGTCGCCACCGGCCTGCACCCCAGCCCGCTGCCCTACTGCGACGTCGTCACCACCACTACCCACAAGACCCTGCGCGGTCCTCGGGGCGGCCTGATCCTGACTCGGGATGCCGATCTGGGCAAGCAGCTCGATAAGGCTGTCTTCCCCGGCACCCAGGGCGGACCCCTGGAGCACGTCATCGCCGGTAAGGCCGTGGCCTTTGGCGAAGCTCTCAAGCCCGAGTTCAAGACCTACTCGGCTCAGGTCATCGCCAATGCCCAAGCCATGGCGGCGCGCCTGCAAGAGCGGGGTCTCAAGATTGTCTCCGGCGGCACGGACAACCACCTGATGCTGGTGGATCTGCGCTCCATCGGCATGACGGGCAAAGTGGCAGACCAGCTGGTGAGCGGCATCAACATTACTGCCAACAAGAACACCGTTCCCTTTGATCCGGAGTCGCCGTTTGTGACCAGCGGTCTGCGCCTGGGTTCGCCAGCGATGACCACCCGGGGCCTGGGGACGACGGAGTTCCAGGAGATTGCCAACATCATCAGCGATCGCCTGCTGAACCCCGAGGACGAAGCCGTCGCCCAAGACTGCCGCCAGCGTGTGGCCGCTCTGTGCGATCGCTTCCCCCTCTATCCTCACCTCACCATTCCGGTGCCTGCCCTCGCTTAG
- a CDS encoding glycosyltransferase family 4 protein, with the protein MPYQLYHLVAFVVASLVVLWSTPIVKRIGLKSGRVDLPGGRKVHQRPMVRLGGVSIFLGTVIALLIVWWLGGFGVLPPTKEYEIWGVTIGGLAFFLIGLTDDLVGLSPLSRLLMQSIVAAIAWKVGVQIEFLTVPLAGLLSLPDWVSLPITVIWLVGMANAINWIDGLDGLAAGVCGIAALVMLMVCLSMSQPAAALVAAALAGGALSFLRYNFNPAQIFMGDGGAYFMGFVLAGVGVVGLVKSVTTVAVLLPYLILAVPILDMSAVILNRLLSGKSPFTADKRHLHHRLLQAGLSHRLTVLFIYSLTLWVGTLALAFSGVPSGLGYAIGATVLLSYTGWKASKHAR; encoded by the coding sequence ATGCCCTACCAGCTCTATCATCTGGTTGCATTCGTCGTTGCATCGCTTGTGGTCCTTTGGAGCACGCCGATCGTCAAGCGAATCGGCCTCAAAAGCGGACGCGTCGACTTGCCAGGAGGGCGCAAAGTACACCAACGCCCCATGGTTCGTCTGGGGGGCGTCTCAATTTTTTTGGGGACCGTTATTGCCCTTCTCATTGTTTGGTGGCTGGGGGGATTTGGTGTTTTGCCTCCAACCAAAGAATACGAAATTTGGGGCGTCACAATTGGCGGATTAGCGTTCTTTTTGATTGGTTTAACCGATGATTTGGTAGGCCTATCGCCCTTGAGCCGATTGCTGATGCAGTCCATTGTGGCGGCGATCGCCTGGAAAGTCGGTGTCCAAATTGAGTTTTTGACTGTCCCATTAGCGGGCCTGTTGTCATTGCCGGACTGGGTTAGCCTGCCGATTACGGTCATTTGGCTGGTGGGGATGGCCAACGCCATCAACTGGATCGACGGCCTCGATGGTTTGGCGGCGGGAGTTTGCGGCATTGCAGCCCTAGTCATGCTGATGGTGTGTCTGTCCATGAGCCAGCCCGCCGCTGCGCTGGTGGCTGCGGCTCTAGCCGGCGGTGCCCTCAGCTTTTTGCGCTACAACTTCAATCCAGCCCAGATCTTTATGGGGGATGGCGGGGCGTATTTCATGGGCTTTGTGCTGGCAGGGGTTGGCGTCGTTGGCCTCGTCAAGAGCGTGACGACTGTGGCCGTGCTGCTGCCCTACCTGATTTTGGCGGTTCCCATCCTGGATATGTCAGCGGTAATTTTGAACCGGCTTCTCAGCGGCAAATCTCCCTTCACCGCAGACAAGCGCCATTTGCACCATCGCCTGCTCCAGGCAGGGCTATCCCATCGTTTGACGGTGCTGTTTATCTATTCCCTGACGCTTTGGGTAGGGACTTTGGCACTGGCTTTTTCGGGGGTTCCGAGCGGTTTGGGCTATGCTATCGGAGCGACCGTTTTGCTGAGCTACACGGGCTGGAAAGCGAGTAAGCATGCTCGCTAG